In Erythrolamprus reginae isolate rEryReg1 chromosome 10, rEryReg1.hap1, whole genome shotgun sequence, one DNA window encodes the following:
- the TSPAN3 gene encoding tetraspanin-3, with the protein MGQCGITSSKTVLVFLNLIFWAAAGILCYVGAYVFITYDDYDHFFEDVYTLIPAVVIIAVGTLLFIIGLIGCCATIRESHCGLATFVIILLLVFITEVVVVVLGYIYRAKVEAEVDHSIKKVYDTYNGTNPDAASRAIDYVQRQLHCCGIHNYSDWESTAWFKEAKNHSVPLSCCKATISNCTGSLARPADLYSEGCKVLVVKKLQEIMMYVIWAALAFAAIQLLGMLCACIVLCRRSRDPAYELLITGGTYA; encoded by the exons GCTGCTGCAGGCATCCTGTGCTATGTGGGGGCTTACGTCTTCATTACCTACGATGACTACGATCACTTCTTTGAAGATGTCTATACGCTCATCCCTGCAGTGGTCATCATAGCCGTGGGGACCCTTTTATTTATCATCGGTCTAATTGGCTGCTGTGCCACAATCCGGGAAAGCCATTGTGGCCTTGCCACG TTTGTGATTATCCTTCTGTTGGTCTTCATCACAGAAGTGGTGGTAGTGGTTCTGGGCTACATCTACAGAGCGAAG GTGGAGGCCGAGGTGGATCACAGCATCAAGAAAGTGTACGACACGTACAATGGCACAAACCCGGATGCCGCCAGTCGGGCGATTGATTATGTGCAGAGGCAG CTGCACTGCTGTGGGATCCACAACTACTCAGACTGGGAGTCGACCGCCTGGTTCAAAGAAGCGAAAAACCACAGCGTGCCCCTCAGCTGTTGCAAAGCCACCATCAGCAATTGCACGGGAAGCTTAGCTCGTCCAGCAGACCTTTACTCTGAG GGGTGTAAAGTCTTGGTGGTAAAGAAACTGCAGGAGATCATGATGTACGTTATCTGGGCTGCCTTGGCATTTGCTGCTATCCAG ctGCTGGGCATGCTCTGTGCCTGCATTGTGCTCTGCAGAAGGAGTCGGGATCCTGCCTACGAGCTGCTCATCACCGGCGGAACCTACGCCTAG